The sequence below is a genomic window from Thermomicrobiales bacterium.
GAGACGCCACCTACGCCTTCGCAGGGACATGCCCCGCGGCATGTCCCTGCGAAGGGTGCGAACGCCGTCGGTTCCTCGCGAGCGCTGCACTTGCCGCGTTCACGATATCTACGCGCCTCACTCCGTCTTCTCAACCGACGGGTCGTAGCAGACCCATTCAACCTCGTTGCCCTCTGGATCATCGACATAGAGCGAGCGCCACTGCACCCAGCCGTGTGTCGCCTCACGCACAGGGATGCCGAGTGCTTCGAGCCGCGACTTCTCGGCGGCGAAGTCGGCGAGGTTGATGCCGAAGGCAATGTGGTCGAGCGGCGGCGGGCGCTTGTGCGTCTTGTCCGGGCGCGCGCCTCGATCGAAAAGAGCGAGCACCTGCGTGTGGCCCCCGACGCCATCGGCGACGCGGAAGAACGTTGGGCCGTTGTTCGGGAAGCGTCGGAGCAGTTCCAGACCGATGACGCGCTGGTAATAGTCGACCATCGCGTCCATGTCATTCACCTGTAGCGCGATCTCTCCGAGGCCCTTGATCGGTGTCGGCATGGCTGGCTCTCCTTCTCGCACAACGGAATTGAATGGTGGCGAAATCGGTAACAGGCAAAGGGACGGCGTTCCTGCGGCAGTTTATCCAAACGTCGCTCCGTTGCCACTGGCCCGGCCGATCTGGAGAACACAACTATGCCCGTGGGCTGTCTTCCGCCTGGCTGGCGCTTGCGGGGGCGAGTCGATCGATGGTGACGGGCATGATCGCCTGCCCCGATCTGGCCGGCAGCCGCGATGTTGCGAGGACCGCGAGCAAGGCGGCGACCAGCAGTGCGAGGTAGAGCAGGCGGAACTCGCCGACCGACGGGCGTGAGCCGCTGAGAATGGCTGCCATGCCGGCCGATCCGAGGATGCTGCCGAGATAGCGCATCGTTGAGAACAGGCCGGCCGCCTGTCCCGTCTCCCCATGCTGGGCTATCGAAGCGGCGGTGGTTTGCACCGGCGCAGATGACAACCCCAGACCGATGCCGGTCAGGACGAGGGCAGCAGGAGCATGTACCAATGCCAGCCGATCGAGATCGCGACGAACGGCGCGACCCCGGCTACGAGCAGTATCGTCCCGATCAGCGCCGGAGTGCGTCGCCCAACCCGGTCCGAGAGAGTCCCGCCGAATGGTGAGAAGATGACCATTTGCAGGGACATGCCGGCCAGCAAAAAGCCGACGCGGCTGCTGCTCCAGCCGACGTCGCTGGTCAGGAAGACGGGCAGCGACAGCAGGAGCGTGTACATCGCCAGGTTGCTGAGCATCACCGCCAGCGTCGCCGGAGCGTAGCCGGGGCGTCGAAACAGGCGGACGTTCAGAACAGGTTGCTCGGTCTGCCGTACATGACGCAGCAACCACCAGCCTGCACCAATGCCGATGATAGCGAACGCTGCCGCGACAGCGATCGTCGTCACCTTCCAGATGGTCAGCGCCAGCGCCAGCGAGACCAGGCTGATCATCAGGCCGAGCGCGCCACGCAGATCGAAGCGCCCTGCCTGTCGCAGCCCTTCGGCCGGCAATCGCAGTCCGAGTGCCAGCGCCGGGCCGATCAGCAGCACATTGGCGGCGAAGATCCAGCGCCAGCCGAGAGAGTCGGTGACGAGGCCGCCAATCGGTGGTCCGAGACCGGCCGCTACGGCAATCCAGGCTCCGATCGTGCCGAATGCGCGGCCCTGGCGGCTCGGCGAGATGTGTGCGCGCACGAGCGCCGTGCCGTTCGGAATCACAATCGCGCCGGTGATCGCCTGCACGGTGCGGGCGAGGATCAGCACCTCGATCCGCCAGGCCAGCGCAGCGACGACGGTCGCCACGAAGAAGCCGGTCAACCCGATCAGGAACAGCCGTCGTCGCCCATAGCGATCACCCAGACTGCCACCGAGTGGCTGCACCGACGCCATCGCCACGAGGTAGGACAGGACAATCCACGAGCCCCAGGCAAGCGAGCGGTCGAAGCGGTCGAGGATGTCAGGCAGAGCGACGACGATCATGGTCGAGTTCAGGGGCGCAAGCATCGTGCCGAGCGCAGCGGTCACCAGAACTGTGCGCTCGGCGGAGGAGCCCGGATTAGTCGGCGATGATCCGGACAAGGCCACTGTTCCCGTCCACTTCGACCATCTGCCCATCAGTGAGACGAAGCGTCCCAAAGCCGGTGCCGACAACCGCCGGGATACCGTATTCGCGCGCAACGACAGCGCAATGACTGAGCACGCCGCCGGTGTCAGTGACGACGGCCGCAACCGTGCTGAACAACGGCGTCCATGGCGGCGCTGTCGTCTCGGCGATCATGATGTCGCCCGCCTCGATCTTGTCCGCATCGCCGAGCGTCCGGACGATCCGGGCCGGGCCGCGGACAACGCCGGCTGAACCCGGCACGCCAAGCAGGATCGTTGGGTCATCCGAGGTCTGCGGCGGGACGCCGAAGAACTTCGCCAGCGTGCGATTGCCGGGGTTGTCCGGTGGCGGGCCGGGCGGCTGCGTGCCGACCATGTGCGGCAGTTCGACGTCACGGTAGCGCTCGATCTCCGCCTTGCGGTCGTGGATTGTGGTGCGCAGATCTGGATGATTGCCGCGTAACGCCGCGATGATCTCGGCGGGTCTCAGATGCAACACATCGCTGGTTTCGGCAATTGCGCCGGTGGCGGTCAGCCGCCTGCCTGCTTCGAGGAACACCTGGCGGGCGTCGCTGGCTGCGCGGAAGTCGAGCCAGTAGCCGTGGTCTTCGGAGAGGACCGTCCCGACCCGTCCGGCCTGCAGCAGAAACTCGAACTGGTCGCGCACCGCCTGCGGAAAGATTTGCAGTTGTTCGCGCGCCTCGGCGACCACCTGCTCGCGCTCGGCGGCTAGCGCGGCCTGCTCAAGCTCGGGATTCTTCTCTGGCTGCGACAGGTAGCCCTTGATGATCTCCAGCGCTGGAGAGGGGTCCTCGACCCACGAGGGCCAACTGACACTCCACCAGAAGTCAGCACGCCGACCGAACTCGTCAAGATAGACCGCCAGGTCGGCGAGGAATGCACGCCCATCCTCAATCTGTTCCAGCGCGGCAATGGCGTCGTCGGTTGGGTTCGCCTCAATAGCTTGCCGGACTGATGGTGATGCCGCCGCCTGTTGGCTCAAGCGCCAGAGGGCACGCCCGGATTCGACCGTCTTGTTCTCATAACCCTGTACGAGCTTGTATGGTCGTAGCCGATCCTCGTCCCCGAACAGCTCGAAATAGAGCTCTTCAAACAGCGACAGCGGAACCATCGACGGTAGCGCGACTTCGAAGTGGATCTCGAACAGGCGCGTCAGTTGGTCGACCACCTGCTCGACGTGGTCAGCCAGTGCTCCCGTTGTCGCGTTCGCCAGGTCGAAGCTCTCCCAGGCATCGATCATCGCGCGGATCTCGGGCAGCCAGCTTGTGTCCCACTTGTGCTGCATCTGGCCCAGCAACTCGCCGAGCGCACGTTCAGAGTGCGCTTCCATCTCCGCCATCCGGGCAGGCTCAAGGCGCAGAGGCGATGTCGTGTCATAGTGATGGGCCCAGAAGCGCCGTGCCTCGGCGTGGAGCGGAATGCCGTACAGCGCGAAGGCGTGGTTCATGCCGTGGCCGTAGAACGTCCGCATCAGCGAGTCGTCAAGATGCAGGATCGGGCCGTGGTAGTGCATGCGGTCCTGCACCCAGAAGATATCGGCGTCCTCGGGCGTCTCCCATTCGGGACTGAGATAGTCGGGCAGAGGAATGCGGGTTGGTGCAGTCATCGATGGGCACTCCTTGTCTCGATTGTTTGGCAGGACGAGTCGTACCTGTGGCGCTGGGATCGGCGGCGAGGTGGATAAGCCTTTCTGCTACGTGCTGATGATTCGGACGATGCCGTGGCTGCCGTCCACTTCGACGATCTGGCCGTTGATCAGCGTGTGGGTGGCGGAGCCGGTGGCAACGACGGCCGGGATGCCGTATTCACGGGCGACGACAGCGCAGTGGCTCAGCACGCCGCCGGTGTCGGTCACGACCGCCGCGACGGTGCTGAACAGCGGTGTCCAGGGCGGCGACGTCGTCTCGGCGACGAGGATGTCGCCCGGCTGCACGAGGTCGGCCTCATCCCAGGATCGGACGATGCGGACCGTGCCACGGACGACTCCCGCCGACCCGGCCGAGCCGTGCAGGACAGCGGGGTCGGCCGATGCCTGCGCTCTCGCGCCGAAGAACTTGGCCATCATGCGACCGCCGGCATCGTCAGGCGGCGTTTCATCCGGTGCGACGCCGATGGCGAACGGGACGTCGACACCGCGGTAGCGCTCCATCTCCGCCCGACGATCGGCAACTGTGGTGTGCAGGTCTCCCGACAACCCGCGTAAGGCCGCCAGTATCTCGGCGAGCGTCAGGTGGCCGAAGTCGTTGGCGTCGCTGATGATGTCGGCGGCGACCAGCCGTCGGCCGACTTCGAGCAGTATTTCGCGCATGTCGCTCGCTGAGCGGAAGTCGATCCAGTAGCCATGATCTTCGGTGAGTACGGTGCCTGTTCGGGCGGCTTGTAGCAGGAACTCGAACTGATCGCGCACGGCCTGCGGGTATGTTTGCAACGACTCGCACGCCTCGGTTGTCGCGCGCTCGCGCTCGGCTGCCAGCGCTGCCTGTGCCAGGTCGGGATTCAGCGCCTCGTCGTTCAGGTAGCCCTTCAGGATCCTCAGCGCCGGTGCCGGATCCTCGATCCACGATGGCTGCGTGACGAGCACCCAGTACTCACAGCGCCGACCGTACTCGTCGAGGTAGACGGAAAGATCGCTAAGGAACTCTCGACCCTCGGCCGATTCCCGAAGTGCTGCAACGACCTCGCTGGCCGGGTAGCTGGCGAAGACCCTGCGAACAGGCGGATTGGCCGCGACCTGACGGCTCAGTTGCCAAAACGCGCGGCCCGACGCGACGGTCGTGTTCTCGAAGCCTTGCAAGAGCGTGTAAGGTCGCAGTGGTTCCTCGTCCCCGAACAGCTCCAGGTACAGCTCTTCAAACAGGGAAATCGCCATCATGAGCGGGTGCCAGACTTCGAAGTGGATGGCGAAGAGACGTTTGATCTGCTCGACGACCGACGCGAGATGGTCGGCGAGATCAACATTGGTGGCACTTGCCAGGTCGTACTGCTCCCAGCCATAGACGATCGCTTTGATTTCCGGCAGCCAGTCTTCCGCCCACCTGCGCTCCAGTTGCGCCATTTCAGCACTGATTGCCTGCTCGGAGCGCAGTGCCATTGCCTCAAGCTCGGCCGGCGGAAGCGGAAGGAGGTCAGTCGTCTCGAAGTACCAGGTCCAGAATCGGCACGATCGGACTCGAGCCGGAATGTGATAGAGCTCGAAAACGGGGTTGGCCCCGTCTGCGCAAGCGAATTCGAGTATCTCGCTATCGAGTATCATCATCTGCTCGGTGTAATGCATCCGGTCCTGAGCCCAGTATTTGTCAGCATCTTCAGGCTGCACCCACGTGGGCAACAGATACTCCGGCAGCGGAATGCGGGATGGGGATGCAGTCATGACTACGCACTCCTTCGCTCACGGGTCGATGCTGTGCCTCTGTGCGATGGTCGTGATCGGTCGACACTGGAGGAGGTAGAGGGTTCCAGCAGCGTAGGCCAGCTCCAGATCGACCGGCCAGCCGACGTGGCGCTCCAGCGTCAGGCCCAGGTCGGCGATCTCGCGGACCCGGTCTGGCCCGAGCGATGGCTGGGTGCGCATCAGGCGCGGAACGTCGATCTCGCGCACGCCTCCGAGCATCGCGACGGTCATGCGCTGCTTGAGCGCGATCTGCTCGCGCAGGGTTGTCTGATCCAGCTTCGAGATCGTCCACGTGTCAGGCGTGACCGTGCCACCGGCGATGCTTTCGCCCAGCCCCCAGCTCGCGGTCAGGACCATTTCATCCTGCGCACAGGTCACGGGATTGATGCTGAACAGCACCGCCGAGACGTCGGCAGGGACGAGCTGCTGGATCAGGACGGCGATGCGAATGCCATCGACCGACAGGTTGTGGCGTTGGCGATAAGCCAGCACCTGCTCGGTGTGCGCCGATGCCCAGCAGCATTCGACGGCCTCGCAGATGTTCGCAACGCCGCGGATGTTGAGGTAGGTCTCGTGCTGACCGGCGAACGACGCCAGCGGCCCGTCCTCGTCGATGGCCGATGAGCGCACTGCCACCGACGGTTCAGCGATGCCGCAGCGATCTGCCAGCTGCTGGTAAGCGTGCGCGATCGACGCGCGCAGGTTGGCACTGACGCGGTTGCTGAGCGTGCGCGTCTGATGCGCATCGGCGGTCAGGCAGAAGCCAGGCGGGACCTGGTGGAGCTGCGCGAGCCGACTGAGGTGCGCGGCCTTTGCACCGACCCGATTGGTGTCGCGCGCAGCCGCATCGTCGAGCCAGAGGATGTCCGGCATCGAATCGGAGCGCATCGACAACGCATGGGGATAGGTGGTGATCCGCGGGGAGGACGAATCCATACACCATCTCGCTTGTATTGCCGCGTACTCGCGGTCGCAGTTGTAATCAGGTCACCGGTCAGGTTCGCGCCATCGGTCGATATCGTGGATTCGCACGCAGGGCAGAACGGTTGACTTAGGAAGCATGCGCAT
It includes:
- a CDS encoding VOC family protein, with amino-acid sequence MPTPIKGLGEIALQVNDMDAMVDYYQRVIGLELLRRFPNNGPTFFRVADGVGGHTQVLALFDRGARPDKTHKRPPPLDHIAFGINLADFAAEKSRLEALGIPVREATHGWVQWRSLYVDDPEGNEVEWVCYDPSVEKTE
- a CDS encoding PEP/pyruvate-binding domain-containing protein; its protein translation is MDSSSPRITTYPHALSMRSDSMPDILWLDDAAARDTNRVGAKAAHLSRLAQLHQVPPGFCLTADAHQTRTLSNRVSANLRASIAHAYQQLADRCGIAEPSVAVRSSAIDEDGPLASFAGQHETYLNIRGVANICEAVECCWASAHTEQVLAYRQRHNLSVDGIRIAVLIQQLVPADVSAVLFSINPVTCAQDEMVLTASWGLGESIAGGTVTPDTWTISKLDQTTLREQIALKQRMTVAMLGGVREIDVPRLMRTQPSLGPDRVREIADLGLTLERHVGWPVDLELAYAAGTLYLLQCRPITTIAQRHSIDP
- a CDS encoding MFS transporter; amino-acid sequence: MSGSSPTNPGSSAERTVLVTAALGTMLAPLNSTMIVVALPDILDRFDRSLAWGSWIVLSYLVAMASVQPLGGSLGDRYGRRRLFLIGLTGFFVATVVAALAWRIEVLILARTVQAITGAIVIPNGTALVRAHISPSRQGRAFGTIGAWIAVAAGLGPPIGGLVTDSLGWRWIFAANVLLIGPALALGLRLPAEGLRQAGRFDLRGALGLMISLVSLALALTIWKVTTIAVAAAFAIIGIGAGWWLLRHVRQTEQPVLNVRLFRRPGYAPATLAVMLSNLAMYTLLLSLPVFLTSDVGWSSSRVGFLLAGMSLQMVIFSPFGGTLSDRVGRRTPALIGTILLVAGVAPFVAISIGWHWYMLLLPSS
- a CDS encoding PEP-utilizing enzyme, yielding MTAPTRIPLPDYLSPEWETPEDADIFWVQDRMHYHGPILHLDDSLMRTFYGHGMNHAFALYGIPLHAEARRFWAHHYDTTSPLRLEPARMAEMEAHSERALGELLGQMQHKWDTSWLPEIRAMIDAWESFDLANATTGALADHVEQVVDQLTRLFEIHFEVALPSMVPLSLFEELYFELFGDEDRLRPYKLVQGYENKTVESGRALWRLSQQAAASPSVRQAIEANPTDDAIAALEQIEDGRAFLADLAVYLDEFGRRADFWWSVSWPSWVEDPSPALEIIKGYLSQPEKNPELEQAALAAEREQVVAEAREQLQIFPQAVRDQFEFLLQAGRVGTVLSEDHGYWLDFRAASDARQVFLEAGRRLTATGAIAETSDVLHLRPAEIIAALRGNHPDLRTTIHDRKAEIERYRDVELPHMVGTQPPGPPPDNPGNRTLAKFFGVPPQTSDDPTILLGVPGSAGVVRGPARIVRTLGDADKIEAGDIMIAETTAPPWTPLFSTVAAVVTDTGGVLSHCAVVAREYGIPAVVGTGFGTLRLTDGQMVEVDGNSGLVRIIAD
- a CDS encoding PEP-utilizing enzyme is translated as MTASPSRIPLPEYLLPTWVQPEDADKYWAQDRMHYTEQMMILDSEILEFACADGANPVFELYHIPARVRSCRFWTWYFETTDLLPLPPAELEAMALRSEQAISAEMAQLERRWAEDWLPEIKAIVYGWEQYDLASATNVDLADHLASVVEQIKRLFAIHFEVWHPLMMAISLFEELYLELFGDEEPLRPYTLLQGFENTTVASGRAFWQLSRQVAANPPVRRVFASYPASEVVAALRESAEGREFLSDLSVYLDEYGRRCEYWVLVTQPSWIEDPAPALRILKGYLNDEALNPDLAQAALAAERERATTEACESLQTYPQAVRDQFEFLLQAARTGTVLTEDHGYWIDFRSASDMREILLEVGRRLVAADIISDANDFGHLTLAEILAALRGLSGDLHTTVADRRAEMERYRGVDVPFAIGVAPDETPPDDAGGRMMAKFFGARAQASADPAVLHGSAGSAGVVRGTVRIVRSWDEADLVQPGDILVAETTSPPWTPLFSTVAAVVTDTGGVLSHCAVVAREYGIPAVVATGSATHTLINGQIVEVDGSHGIVRIIST